The Lactobacillus sp. CBA3605 genome contains a region encoding:
- a CDS encoding phage portal protein, translated as MTGANTLSRITDDSRISIDPEEYVRIQTDLDYYSDKLRYIHYRGNDGNMKRRPKNTINMTKTAARRIASVVFNEKADIHVKDNPTADEFLNRVFLENDFKNKFEEALEKGIALGGFAMRPYVDGRHIKIAWVRADQFYPLQSNTNSIAEAAIASRTQVTEGNKTKYYTLLEFHQWQGGQTYQITNELYRSDSPDIVGNKVALSSLPVYADLQPYIMIDGLQRPLFAYCKTPGANNVNIESPLGIGIVDNAKNVLDDINEVHDQFMWEIRLGQKHIAVKPAMLKFDEEHKLTFDSDQNTYVSLISDDDSGIGIKDMTTPIRSVQYKDSIDHFIKEFEVQIGLSSGTFSYSDDGVKTATEVVSDNSMTYQTRSSYLTMVEKAIDELCVSIFELASAPQLYDDEPLFKIDLAANPIEIECHFDDGVFVDRGKQLEDDTKVLAAGSLSKQTFLVRNYGMSEERAKKELKLIQAESPSDTFEGRQMADIGGGDGE; from the coding sequence ATGACAGGAGCTAACACTTTAAGTCGTATTACGGATGATAGCCGTATTAGTATCGATCCAGAAGAGTACGTACGGATCCAAACTGATTTAGACTATTACAGCGATAAACTGCGTTATATTCATTACCGGGGCAATGATGGCAACATGAAGCGCCGACCGAAGAATACAATCAACATGACTAAGACTGCTGCGCGGCGTATCGCCTCGGTAGTTTTTAATGAGAAGGCTGATATTCATGTTAAGGATAATCCGACAGCGGATGAGTTTCTTAACCGAGTCTTCTTAGAGAACGACTTTAAAAATAAGTTTGAGGAAGCCTTGGAAAAGGGCATTGCTCTGGGTGGCTTTGCGATGCGTCCTTATGTGGATGGTAGACATATCAAAATTGCTTGGGTGCGAGCTGATCAGTTCTATCCACTACAGTCGAATACTAACAGTATTGCAGAAGCAGCTATTGCTAGTCGGACACAGGTTACAGAAGGTAATAAAACCAAGTATTATACGCTGTTAGAGTTCCATCAATGGCAAGGCGGTCAGACGTATCAGATTACTAATGAGCTATATAGATCAGACAGTCCCGACATTGTTGGCAATAAAGTAGCGCTTAGCTCACTGCCTGTTTACGCAGATTTACAACCGTATATTATGATTGATGGTTTGCAACGCCCGCTGTTTGCGTATTGCAAGACTCCCGGTGCTAACAACGTCAATATTGAAAGTCCGCTTGGTATTGGTATTGTCGATAACGCTAAGAATGTCTTAGATGATATTAACGAAGTTCATGACCAATTTATGTGGGAAATTAGACTTGGTCAGAAACATATTGCCGTTAAGCCAGCTATGTTGAAGTTTGATGAAGAGCATAAGCTGACCTTTGATAGTGATCAGAACACCTATGTGTCCCTTATATCAGACGATGATAGTGGTATAGGTATCAAAGACATGACAACACCGATTCGTAGTGTGCAGTATAAGGATTCTATTGATCACTTTATCAAAGAGTTTGAAGTGCAAATTGGTTTATCATCCGGGACGTTCTCATATTCTGATGATGGTGTTAAGACGGCTACCGAGGTAGTTAGTGATAACAGCATGACTTATCAGACCCGTAGCAGCTATCTGACGATGGTCGAGAAGGCCATTGATGAATTATGCGTGTCAATATTTGAGCTGGCTAGTGCGCCGCAATTATACGATGATGAGCCGTTATTTAAGATTGACTTAGCTGCTAACCCAATTGAAATTGAATGCCATTTTGATGATGGTGTTTTTGTAGATAGAGGAAAGCAGCTTGAAGATGATACAAAGGTTCTAGCAGCGGGATCGCTATCCAAGCAAACGTTTTTAGTGCGTAATTACGGCATGTCCGAGGAACGGGCTAAGAAAGAACTGAAACTGATTCAGGCTGAATCGCCTAGCGATACATTTGAGGGCCGACAAATGGCTGATATTGGCGGTGGTGATGGTGAATGA